One genomic segment of Elgaria multicarinata webbii isolate HBS135686 ecotype San Diego chromosome 21, rElgMul1.1.pri, whole genome shotgun sequence includes these proteins:
- the CTXND2 gene encoding cortexin domain containing 2, whose product MENPSPETFVDVDKGICIGFLSLMCFFLMLMMVRCAKLIVDPYTAIPTSTWAEEQLD is encoded by the coding sequence ATGGAGAATCCAAGCCCGGAGACCTTCGTGGACGTGGACAAAGGCATTTGCATTGGTTTCCTCTCCCTGATGTGTTTCTTTCTGATGCTGATGATGGTGCGGTGCGCGAAGCTGATTGTGGACCCGTACACCGCCATCCCAACTTCCACATGGGCGGAGGAGCAGCTGGACTGA